From a single Silene latifolia isolate original U9 population chromosome 6, ASM4854445v1, whole genome shotgun sequence genomic region:
- the LOC141587437 gene encoding uncharacterized protein LOC141587437 produces the protein MKPNHLKTTDNTSSFICCLFRKLTFLVFLVFAMQQISRTESLPSSFDHPGNETDRIALLAIKNQLIDHHPKGILSSWNSSIHHCIWEGVTCDHKHNRVTNLTLHSSGLSGTISPFIGNLSFLHTLYLYNNSLSGQIPSNLGGLFRLQNLALNNNNLVGKIPANLSGCINLQFLDIKYNHLEGALPAELRALSKLEYFVMDSNNLTGPLFDIIQNFTFLEKVSAPYNAFTGTIPNSIGRMQNLNSICLRGNKLSGILPISLFNLSSLQNLDLSNNLLHGQLPSQMGFNASRLKWFYLSENSFSGSIPTMTNFTSLEQIILHNNYFTGMVPHGFQQFRNLTSLFLSYNNLQGDINFINTLVNCTQLQFLTLSGNDFSGILPNSIANLSSVVHLTVGDSLISGILPPGITNLINLEELIIGNSKLTASIPHDIGKLYKLETLDLHSNRITGKIPDSLGNLSRLSRLDLSDNKLEESIPGSIQNCQSLLYLNFSYNELNGTLDNGQFKGSATFVELDFSHNNLEGPLPLEISKQTSLGTLRVSRNKFSGLLPDGLSECTELQSLYMDGNSFHGKIPLSYSSLASLQEIDFSWNNLSGPIPVFLSTIPLIYFLDLSHNNFQGSVPTNSVFANASAIFLDGNTGLCGGIPQLHLPKCTERNNKLMSYAFRLIILVLGGLLGGLAIVTGIYLVRVRKKKAPLSSDPVLAKAFMKVSYDMLLKATGGFSSESIVGSGSSGSVYKGILDGNTVAVKVFNSQHCDASKSFLSECNALRNARHRNLVAIVTACASIDFQGNDFRALVYEFMPNGSLDRWLHGFDGNMSLLQRVGIAIDVAHALIYLHQEIENPIVHRDLKPSNILLDNDMVAHVGDFGLAKFLTPPLHINQSSTTGFRGTIGYAAPEYGLGSEASAAGDIYSYGILLLELITGKSPTDNMFKEDYNLHMYAEAALPDQVLQIIDPKLEEGDLKEKAGDRTATQDELQQRVECITSVITVGVSCSNHLPHDRMKLTDAIIKLQSARDNLLDTK, from the exons ATGAAGCCTAACCATCTCAAAACAACTGATAATACTTCAAGTTTTATTTGTTGCCTCTTTAGAAAACTAACCTTTCTTGTTTTCCTTGTGTTTGCAATGCAACAGATTTCACGAACTGAATCCCTTCCCAGTAGTTTTGATCATCCAGGCAATGAAACTGACCGCATTGCATTGTTGGCCATCAAAAACCAACTAATAGATCATCATCCCAAGGGGATTCTGAGCTCATGGAACAGCTCAATTCATCACTGTATTTGGGAGGGAGTTACTTGTGACCACAAACATAATCGAGTGACTAATTTAACGCTCCATTCCAGCGGCTTGTCAGGTACCATATCGCCTTTTATAGGAAACCTCAGCTTCCTTCATACCCTCTATCTCTACAATAATAGTCTCTCGGGCCAAATCCCGAGCAACTTGGGTGGTCTATTCAGGTTGCAGAATCTAGCGCTAAACAATAACAATCTGGTAGGTAAAATTCCAGCGAACTTGTCTGGCTGCATAAACCTCCAATTTCTTGACATAAAATACAACCATCTAGAGGGAGCTCTACCAGCAGAATTAAGAGCCTTGTCGAAACTAGAGTATTTTGTCATGGACTCCAATAACCTTACAGGACCTCTATTTGATATCATACAAAACTTTACCTTCTTAGAAAAAGTATCTGCCCCTTACAATGCATTTACAGGAACAATCCCGAATAGCATTGGTAGAATGCAGAACCTAAATAGCATTTGTCTCCGAGGGAACAAACTCTCGGGCATACTTCCCATATCCCTTTTCAATCTCTCCTCTCTTCAAAATCTTGATCTTTCTAATAATTTATTACATGGACAGCTTCCATCCCAAATGGGCTTCAATGCTTCTCGTCTGAAATGGTTTTATCTATCTGAAAATAGCTTTTCAGGATCAATCCCGACCATGACAAACTTCACAAGCCTTGAGCAAATCATTCTCCATAACAATTACTTTACTGGGATGGTTCCTCATGGGTTTCAACAATTTCGAAATTTAACTTCTTTATTTCTCTCGTATAACAACCTTCAAGGCGACATCAACTTTATAAATACACTAGTTAACTGTACCCAATTACAATTCCTCACATTGAGCGGAAATGATTTTTCTGGAATATTACCCAATTCTATAGCTAACTTATCCTCTGTAGTACATCTCACGGTTGGAGATAGTTTGATAAGTGGAATACTTCCTCCCGGTATTACTAATCTCATTAACCTTGAGGAATTGATTATCGGTAACAGCAAGTTGACAGCATCTATTCCTCATGATATTGGGAAGCTCTACAAATTGGAGACTCTTGATTTGCATTCCAATAGAATCACGGGTAAGATTCCCGATTCTTTGGGAAACTTATCACGTTTAAGTAGACTTGACCTAAGCGATAACAAATTGGAAGAGAGTATACCTGGAAGCATCCAAAATTGTCAGAGCTTGTTGTACTTGAACTTCTCGTACAATGAACTCAATGGAACCTTGGACAACGGACAATTTAAAGGATCGGCTACATTTGTTGAACTAGATTTCTCTCATAATAATTTGGAAGGTCCCCTACCTTTAGAGATTAGTAAGCAAACCAGCCTCGGAACCTTGAGAGTGTCAAGGAATAAGTTTTCAGGCCTACTTCCAGATGGTCTTAGTGAGTGTACTGAACTTCAGAGCTTGTACATGGATGGGAATTCCTTCCATGGAAAAATTCCTTTATCGTACTCTTCTTTGGCTAGCCTTCAAGAAATTGATTTTTCTTGGAACAACTTGTCTGGTCCTATTCCGGTCTTTTTATCAACAATTCCCTTGATATATTTCCTAGACTTATCCCACAACAACTTTCAAGGATCGGTTCCGACAAATTCAGTATTTGCAAATGCAAGTGCAATCTTTCTTGACGGCAACACCGGACTTTGTGGAGGTATTCCGCAGTTGCATTTACCCAAATGCACAGAAAGGAATAACAAACTAATGTCCTATGCCTTTAGGTTAATAATTCTAGTTCTAGGTGGACTTCTTGGAGGGCTGGCCATAGTGACAGGGATATACCTGGTTCGTGTCAGGAAGAAAAAAGCACCTCTTTCATCAGATCCAGTGCTGGCAAAAGCATTCATGAAAGTGTCGTATGACATGCTACTCAAAGCGACAGGTGGATTCTCTTCAGAGAGCATAGTTGGTTCAGGGTCTTCAGGATCTGTGTATAAGGGGATCTTGGATGGAAATACGGTTGCTGTGAAAGTTTTCAATTCGCAACATTGTGATGCATCAAAGAGCTTTCTGTCAGAATGCAATGCCTTGAGGAATGCCCGTCACCGGAATCTGGTTGCCATCGTAACAGCTTGCGCAAGTATTGACTTCCAAGGAAATGATTTTAGAGCTCTAGTATACGAGTTCATGCCCAACGGAAGTCTTGATAGATGGCTACATGGATTTGATGGAAACATGAGCCTTCTTCAAAGGGTGGGTATAGCAATTGACGTGGCTCATGCACTCATCTATCTCCACCAGGAGATAGAAAATCCAATTGTGCATCGTGACCTCAAACCAAGCAACATATTGCTCGATAATGACATGGTCGCCCATGTTGGAGATTTCGGATTAGCAAAGTTTCTTACTCCACCCCTTCATATAAATCAAAGTAGCACCACAGGATTCAGGGGCACTATTGGCTATGCTGCTCCAG AGTACGGACTAGGAAGTGAAGCATCTGCTGCTGGAGATATTTACAGCTATGGTATATTGCTTCTTGAGCTCATAACAGGAAAGAGTCCAACTGACAACATGTTCAAGGAAGATTACAACCTTCATATGTATGCAGAAGCAGCATTACCTGATCAAGTGTTACAGATTATAGACCCAAAACTTGAAGAGGGCGATCTCAAAGAAAAAGCTGGTGACAGAACTGCAACCCAAGATGAACTTCAACAAAGAGTGGAATGCATTACTTCGGTAATTACTGTTGGTGTATCGTGCTCCAACCATTTGCCACATGATCGAATGAAACTAACAGATGCCATAATCAAGCTTCAATCAGCAAGAGACAACCTTCTTGATACGAAGTAG